One part of the Deltaproteobacteria bacterium genome encodes these proteins:
- a CDS encoding DJ-1/PfpI family protein codes for MATKKILMLVGDYVEDYEVMVPFQSLLMLGYAVEATCPDKKAGEFVRTSIHDFEGDQTYSEKRGHNFTLNKDFDTVNTADYVGLVIPGGRAPEYIRLNPRVLEIVREFNTAGKPIAAICHGPLVLVTAGVLQGRQCAAYPACGPDVGCAGGKYADIPLDKAHVDGNLVTAPAWPAHPDWIAKFAALLGAKISI; via the coding sequence ATGGCGACCAAAAAAATTCTGATGCTGGTTGGAGATTATGTCGAGGACTACGAAGTCATGGTCCCGTTCCAGTCCCTGCTCATGCTGGGGTACGCGGTGGAAGCCACCTGCCCGGACAAAAAGGCCGGGGAATTCGTGCGGACCTCGATCCATGACTTCGAGGGCGACCAAACCTACAGCGAAAAACGCGGCCACAACTTCACCCTGAACAAGGACTTCGACACCGTGAACACGGCCGACTACGTCGGTCTGGTCATTCCCGGCGGCCGGGCCCCGGAATACATCCGCCTCAATCCCCGCGTTTTGGAAATCGTGCGCGAGTTCAACACCGCCGGCAAACCCATCGCGGCCATCTGCCATGGTCCCCTGGTCCTGGTCACCGCCGGCGTGCTTCAGGGCAGACAGTGCGCGGCCTATCCGGCCTGCGGCCCGGACGTGGGCTGCGCCGGTGGAAAATACGCCGACATTCCCCTGGACAAGGCCCATGTCGACGGCAATCTGGTCACGGCCCCGGCCTGGCCGGCCCATCCGGACTGGATCGCCAAGTTCGCGGCCCTGCTTGGCGCGAAAATCAGCATCTAA
- a CDS encoding antibiotic biosynthesis monooxygenase, with product MFAVIVDVLVKEDFVEEFREAVIRQGKNSRSKEPGCLAFDILQSPDDPRRFTLYEVYTDAPTFHDTHRATPHFAAYAAATDPWVESKTIRPLTKIWPN from the coding sequence ATGTTCGCGGTCATCGTCGATGTTCTGGTCAAGGAAGATTTCGTGGAAGAATTCCGTGAAGCCGTCATCCGTCAAGGCAAGAATTCCCGCTCCAAGGAACCGGGCTGCCTCGCCTTCGACATTTTGCAAAGCCCGGACGACCCGCGCCGGTTCACCCTGTACGAGGTCTACACGGACGCGCCGACCTTTCACGACACGCACCGTGCCACGCCCCATTTCGCGGCCTACGCCGCCGCCACCGACCCCTGGGTGGAAAGCAAGACCATCCGCCCCCTGACCAAAATCTGGCCGAACTGA
- a CDS encoding DUF2325 domain-containing protein has translation MNEKNPMFLDRICTSRDCATCPDFDLCRKRVLIVGGRERMEGVYRKFVEERGGTFEYHNGHMRGGGKALENSFLRADVVLCPVNCNSHRACLLLKNLGKKHKKPVHMLPGYGLSTMTKAMGHASTN, from the coding sequence ATGAACGAGAAGAACCCGATGTTTTTGGACCGAATATGCACATCCAGGGATTGCGCGACCTGCCCGGACTTTGACCTGTGTCGGAAGCGGGTGCTCATCGTTGGCGGCCGGGAGCGCATGGAGGGGGTGTATCGGAAGTTCGTCGAGGAGCGCGGCGGCACCTTTGAATATCATAACGGACACATGCGCGGTGGTGGCAAGGCCTTGGAAAACAGTTTTCTGCGCGCCGACGTTGTTCTGTGTCCAGTCAACTGCAACAGCCACCGGGCTTGTCTGTTGCTGAAAAATCTGGGGAAAAAACATAAAAAACCCGTGCACATGCTGCCGGGTTACGGGCTGTCCACCATGACCAAGGCCATGGGTCATGCGTCCACGAACT